In Shimia isoporae, a single window of DNA contains:
- a CDS encoding hydrogen peroxide-inducible genes activator, protein MNNLTLRQLRYFDAVATHGHFGHAADACAISQPALSVQIKDLEESFGAPLLERTTRRVRLTAFGEDVLGRVREILRSVDELGDMARAAQSGLAGRLRLGVIPTIAPYLLPSLLRDVKSTFPEMSLMVRETMTANLISELHAGKIDTAIVALPVSEPAFAEVPLWSEEFVLVRPHSEARSPVPAPEALERERLLLLEEGHCFRDQALSFCSLPTARPHEGLDGSSLSTLVQMVGAGLGVTVIPEMAVPVDTPSANVNVARFSGAQPARTIGMIWRKTSPLSGQLTSLADVVRLSGESLSAGYKAVRTTEK, encoded by the coding sequence ATGAATAACCTTACACTCCGACAGCTCCGCTATTTCGACGCAGTTGCAACCCATGGGCATTTTGGTCATGCGGCAGACGCCTGTGCCATCTCGCAGCCTGCTCTTTCGGTTCAGATCAAAGACCTCGAGGAAAGCTTTGGTGCGCCGCTGCTTGAACGCACAACGCGCCGGGTTCGGCTGACGGCGTTCGGTGAAGACGTGCTCGGGCGGGTCCGCGAAATTCTGCGCAGCGTGGATGAACTCGGCGACATGGCGCGCGCGGCGCAAAGCGGTCTCGCCGGTCGCCTGCGCCTTGGTGTCATTCCCACAATCGCGCCCTACCTGCTGCCGTCTCTCTTGCGCGACGTAAAATCAACCTTCCCGGAAATGTCGCTGATGGTCCGTGAGACAATGACCGCGAACCTGATTTCAGAACTACATGCGGGTAAGATCGACACGGCCATCGTTGCACTGCCGGTTTCGGAACCCGCCTTCGCTGAAGTTCCGTTGTGGTCCGAGGAATTCGTACTGGTGCGCCCTCATTCCGAGGCCCGCTCGCCCGTACCTGCACCAGAAGCCCTGGAGCGGGAGCGGCTCCTGCTACTTGAAGAAGGACACTGCTTCCGAGATCAGGCGCTGTCTTTCTGTTCCCTGCCCACGGCACGCCCGCACGAAGGTCTGGATGGGTCATCCTTGTCCACGCTGGTGCAAATGGTAGGAGCGGGACTTGGTGTCACCGTAATTCCGGAAATGGCCGTGCCGGTCGACACGCCTTCGGCCAATGTCAACGTCGCGCGTTTTTCCGGTGCACAACCAGCTCGTACAATTGGCATGATTTGGCGAAAGACCAGCCCGCTCTCCGGTCAACTGACATCTCTGGCGGATGTCGTCCGTTTGTCCGGCGAGTCGCTTTCTGCAGGCTACAAAGCCGTCCGAACCACGGAAAAATAG